In one Gadus morhua chromosome 7, gadMor3.0, whole genome shotgun sequence genomic region, the following are encoded:
- the kl gene encoding klotho isoform X1 has protein sequence MCVVFGLVTLLLFTSEWDDALAKPKDGLRTWGRFAKLPYPGDKALLYDTFPGDFMWAVGTAAYQVEGAFDRDGKGLSIWDTFTRGGTRMMTGDVGSDSYHNINADVRAIKQLGVSHYRFSLSWPRIFPNGTRGSYNAAGANYYRTLIRKLKEARVEPVVTLYHWDLPDALQQAFGGWGSRRIVELFKDYADFCFLTFGDDVKYWITIDNPFVVAWHGYGTGVVAPGIKNDPDLPFRVGHNLIKAHAAAWHLYHRFYRSRQRGKLSMALASHWIKPSRTRRQNLHECQCSLDHVLGWFARPLFVDGDYPPCMRDRLGPRLPAFTREEREEVRGTADFFALSHGASLSFHLINDSLKFGQKEDLDLRMLLYWVNAEYNRPPILVVQSGWYVLGNTNTEDPKHMYYLKRFIVETLKSISLDRVNVIGYTAWSLMDGFEWHREYGIRTGLYHVDFQTSGMKREPKTSATFYRALIQKNGFPELPENRPAQGFFPCDFAWGVSANSIQVETTPTQFVDPSVYLWNRSSDGELKRLVGFSALPLDRATHCANYATVRQQVNEIRQVGVSHFHFSLNWSALVPSGDVSRPNASLLRYYRCFSQQLLRANVTPVITLWHHTSDTASLPAPLHTSNKWLNREAPDLFEAYARLCYRELGEHVKLWITLNEPNDETVGYQEGHQMLRAHALAWHAYHRHFRHTQGGQVSLALQMDWVEPAFSFRREDVEPAKRVLDFRVGWFAEPIFGKGDYPVGMRNWLRQLNSLDLPVFNEEDRQLVKGTFDFFAISHFSTDLVTHAKEDSYTYIPMLEVQYMIDTTWIMSPRPVVPWGLRKALNWVKEHYSDVPIYVMANGVQEDPARFKDSLRVYYLYNYINEALKASTLDGVNLKGYFAYALSDMRDPGFGLYGQVHDEVIVKASLSNYRNIIEHNGFPVAGLPAQQCPRDPLPCLDCQLLTRRPLLGFLTLLGSGFLITLGLIIYYAAKRRTECY, from the exons ATGTGTGTCGTGTTCGGCCTCGTGACGTTGCTTCTCTTTACCTCCGAGTGGGACGACGCGCTGGCGAAGCCAAAAGACGGGCTGAGGACCTGGGGGAGATTCGCCAAGCTGCCCTACCCGGGGGACAAGGCTCTCCTCTATGACACCTTCCCGGGAGACTTCATGTGGGCCGTGGGAACCGCCGCCTACCAGGTCGAGGGCGCCTTTGACCGGGACGGCAAGGGGCTCTCTATATGGGACACTTTTACGCGCGGTGGGACCCGCATGATGACCGGGGACGTGGGCAGCGACAGCTACCACAACATCAACGCAGACGTCCGCGCCATCAAGCAGCTGGGGGTCAGCCACTacaggttctctctctcctggcccCGGATCTTCCCCAACGGGACCCGGGGCAGCTACAACGCGGCGGGGGCCAACTATTACCGGACCCTGATCAGGAAGCTGAAGGAGGCGCGGGTGGAGCCGGTGGTCACCCTGTACCACTGGGACCTGCCGGACGCCCTGCAGCAGGCGTTCGGCGGCTGGGGCAGTCGCCGGATCGTGGAGCTTTTCAAAGATTACGCGGACTTTTGTTTCCTGACGTTTGGCGATGACGTCAAGTACTGGATCACCATTGATAACCCGTTCGTGGTGGCCTGGCACGGGTAcgggaccggcgtggtcgcaCCCGGCATCAAGAATGACCCTGACCTCCCGTTCCGAGTGGGACACAATCTCATCAAG GCCCACGCGGCCGCCTGGCACCTCTACCACCGCTTCTACCGCTCGCGGCAGCGCGGCAAGCTGTCCATGGCGCTGGCCTCCCACTGGATCAAGCCCAGCCGCACGCGCCGTCAGAACCTCCACGAGTGCCAGTGCTCCCTGGACCACGTGCTGGGCTGGTTCGCCCGGCCGCTCTTCGTGGACGGGGACTACCCTCCCTGCATGAGAGACCGGCTGGGCCCCCGGCTGCCCGCCTTCACgcgcgaggagagggaggaggtgcgCGGCACGGCGGACTTCTTCGCGCTGTCGCACGGCGCCTCGCTCAGCTTCCACCTCATCAACGACAGCCTGAAGTTCGGCCAGAAGGAGGACCTGGACCTGAGGATGCTGCTGTACTGGGTGAACGCAGAGTACAACCGGCCCCCCATCCTGGTGGTCCAGAGTGGctg GTACGTCCTGGGCAACACCAACACGGAGGACCCCAAGCACATGTACTACCTCAAGAGGTTCATCGTAGAGACCCTGAAAT CCATCAGCCTGGACCGGGTGAACGTGATTGGCTACACGGCGTGGTCTCTGATGGACGGCTTCGAGTGGCACCGGGAGTACGGGATTCGTACCGGCCTTTACCACGTGGACTTCCAAACCTCGGGCATGAAGAGGGAGCCCAAGACCTCAGCCACCTTCTACag GGCCTTAATCCAGAAGAACGGCTTCCCAGAGCTGCCAGAGAACCGCCCTGCCCAGGGCTTCTTCCCCTGTGACTTCGCCTGGGGCGTCTCCGCTAACTCCATAcag GTGGAGACCACGCCCACCCAGTTCGTGGACCCCAGTGTGTACCTGTGGAACCGCTCGAGTGACGGCGAGCTGAAGAGGCTGGTGGGCTTCAGCGCGCTGCCCCTCGACCGAGCCACGCACTGCGCTAACTACGCCACCGTTCGCCAGCAG gtgAACGAGATCCGGCAGGTGGGCGTCAGCCACTTCCACTTCTCCCTGAACTGGTCGGCGCTGGTCCCCTCGGGCGACGTGAGCCGGCCCAACGCCTCGCTGCTGCGCTACTACCGCTGCTTCAGCCAGCAGCTGCTGCGGGCCAACGTCACGCCCGTCATCACCCTGTGGCACCACACCAGTGACACGGCGAGCCTCCCCGCACCCCTCCACACCTCCAACAAGTGGCTcaacag gGAGGCGCCTGACCTGTTCGAGGCGTACGCCCGGCTCTGCTACCGGGAGCTGGGCGAGCACGTGAAGCTGTGGATCACGCTGAACGAGCCCAACGACGAGACGGTGGGCTACCAGGAGGGCCACCAGATGCTGCGGGCCCACGCCCTGGCCTGGCACGCCTACCACCGCCACTTCAGGCACACGCAGGGCGGCCAG gtgtCCCTAGCCCTGCAGATGGACTGGGTGGAGCCGGCCTTCTCGTTCCGGCGGGAGGACGTTGAGCCGGCCAAGCGGGTGCTGGACTTCCGCGTGGGCTGGTTTGCCGAGCCCATCTTCGGGAAGGGGGACTACCCCGTTGGGATGAGGAACTGGCTGCGGCAGCTCAACTCCCTGGA TCTTCCGGTGTTCAACGAAGAGGACCGGCAGCTGGTCAAGGGCACGTTTGACTTCTTTGCCATCAGCCACTTCAGCACGGACCTGGTCACCCACGCCAAGGAAGACTC GTACACCTACATCCCCATGCTGGAGGTCCAGTACATGATAGACACCACCTGGATCATGTCCCCCAGACCTGTGGTCCCCTGGGGGCTGAGGAAGGCCCTCAACTGG gtGAAGGAGCACTACAGCGACGTGCCCATCTACGTGATGGCCAACGGGGTCCAGGAAGACCCCGCCCGCTTCAAGGACAGCCTGCGCGTCTACTACCTGTACAACTACATCAACGAGGCCCTGAAAG CCTCCACGCTGGACGGGGTGAACCTGAAGGGGTACTTCGCCTACGCGCTGAGCGACATGCGGGACCCGGGCTTCGGACTGTACGGCCAGGTCCACGACGAGGTTATCGTCAAAGCGTCGCTCTCCAACTACCGCAACATCATCGAGCACAACGGCTTCCCCGTGGCGGGGTTGCCCGCCCAGCAGTGCCCCCGGGACCCGTTGCCCTGCCTGGACTGCCAGCTGCTGACCCGGAGGCCTCTGCTGGGGTTTCTCACGCTGCTGGGCTCCGGGTTCCTCATCACGCTGGGACTCATTATTTATTACGCGGCGAAGAGACGCACCGAGTGTTACTGA
- the kl gene encoding klotho isoform X2, translating to MCVVFGLVTLLLFTSEWDDALAKPKDGLRTWGRFAKLPYPGDKALLYDTFPGDFMWAVGTAAYQVEGAFDRDGKGLSIWDTFTRGGTRMMTGDVGSDSYHNINADVRAIKQLGVSHYRFSLSWPRIFPNGTRGSYNAAGANYYRTLIRKLKEARVEPVVTLYHWDLPDALQQAFGGWGSRRIVELFKDYADFCFLTFGDDVKYWITIDNPFVVAWHGYGTGVVAPGIKNDPDLPFRVGHNLIKAHAAAWHLYHRFYRSRQRGKLSMALASHWIKPSRTRRQNLHECQCSLDHVLGWFARPLFVDGDYPPCMRDRLGPRLPAFTREEREEVRGTADFFALSHGASLSFHLINDSLKFGQKEDLDLRMLLYWVNAEYNRPPILVVQSGWYVLGNTNTEDPKHMYYLKRFIVETLKSISLDRVNVIGYTAWSLMDGFEWHREYGIRTGLYHVDFQTSGMKREPKTSATFYRALIQKNGFPELPENRPAQGFFPCDFAWGVSANSIQVNEIRQVGVSHFHFSLNWSALVPSGDVSRPNASLLRYYRCFSQQLLRANVTPVITLWHHTSDTASLPAPLHTSNKWLNREAPDLFEAYARLCYRELGEHVKLWITLNEPNDETVGYQEGHQMLRAHALAWHAYHRHFRHTQGGQVSLALQMDWVEPAFSFRREDVEPAKRVLDFRVGWFAEPIFGKGDYPVGMRNWLRQLNSLDLPVFNEEDRQLVKGTFDFFAISHFSTDLVTHAKEDSYTYIPMLEVQYMIDTTWIMSPRPVVPWGLRKALNWVKEHYSDVPIYVMANGVQEDPARFKDSLRVYYLYNYINEALKASTLDGVNLKGYFAYALSDMRDPGFGLYGQVHDEVIVKASLSNYRNIIEHNGFPVAGLPAQQCPRDPLPCLDCQLLTRRPLLGFLTLLGSGFLITLGLIIYYAAKRRTECY from the exons ATGTGTGTCGTGTTCGGCCTCGTGACGTTGCTTCTCTTTACCTCCGAGTGGGACGACGCGCTGGCGAAGCCAAAAGACGGGCTGAGGACCTGGGGGAGATTCGCCAAGCTGCCCTACCCGGGGGACAAGGCTCTCCTCTATGACACCTTCCCGGGAGACTTCATGTGGGCCGTGGGAACCGCCGCCTACCAGGTCGAGGGCGCCTTTGACCGGGACGGCAAGGGGCTCTCTATATGGGACACTTTTACGCGCGGTGGGACCCGCATGATGACCGGGGACGTGGGCAGCGACAGCTACCACAACATCAACGCAGACGTCCGCGCCATCAAGCAGCTGGGGGTCAGCCACTacaggttctctctctcctggcccCGGATCTTCCCCAACGGGACCCGGGGCAGCTACAACGCGGCGGGGGCCAACTATTACCGGACCCTGATCAGGAAGCTGAAGGAGGCGCGGGTGGAGCCGGTGGTCACCCTGTACCACTGGGACCTGCCGGACGCCCTGCAGCAGGCGTTCGGCGGCTGGGGCAGTCGCCGGATCGTGGAGCTTTTCAAAGATTACGCGGACTTTTGTTTCCTGACGTTTGGCGATGACGTCAAGTACTGGATCACCATTGATAACCCGTTCGTGGTGGCCTGGCACGGGTAcgggaccggcgtggtcgcaCCCGGCATCAAGAATGACCCTGACCTCCCGTTCCGAGTGGGACACAATCTCATCAAG GCCCACGCGGCCGCCTGGCACCTCTACCACCGCTTCTACCGCTCGCGGCAGCGCGGCAAGCTGTCCATGGCGCTGGCCTCCCACTGGATCAAGCCCAGCCGCACGCGCCGTCAGAACCTCCACGAGTGCCAGTGCTCCCTGGACCACGTGCTGGGCTGGTTCGCCCGGCCGCTCTTCGTGGACGGGGACTACCCTCCCTGCATGAGAGACCGGCTGGGCCCCCGGCTGCCCGCCTTCACgcgcgaggagagggaggaggtgcgCGGCACGGCGGACTTCTTCGCGCTGTCGCACGGCGCCTCGCTCAGCTTCCACCTCATCAACGACAGCCTGAAGTTCGGCCAGAAGGAGGACCTGGACCTGAGGATGCTGCTGTACTGGGTGAACGCAGAGTACAACCGGCCCCCCATCCTGGTGGTCCAGAGTGGctg GTACGTCCTGGGCAACACCAACACGGAGGACCCCAAGCACATGTACTACCTCAAGAGGTTCATCGTAGAGACCCTGAAAT CCATCAGCCTGGACCGGGTGAACGTGATTGGCTACACGGCGTGGTCTCTGATGGACGGCTTCGAGTGGCACCGGGAGTACGGGATTCGTACCGGCCTTTACCACGTGGACTTCCAAACCTCGGGCATGAAGAGGGAGCCCAAGACCTCAGCCACCTTCTACag GGCCTTAATCCAGAAGAACGGCTTCCCAGAGCTGCCAGAGAACCGCCCTGCCCAGGGCTTCTTCCCCTGTGACTTCGCCTGGGGCGTCTCCGCTAACTCCATAcag gtgAACGAGATCCGGCAGGTGGGCGTCAGCCACTTCCACTTCTCCCTGAACTGGTCGGCGCTGGTCCCCTCGGGCGACGTGAGCCGGCCCAACGCCTCGCTGCTGCGCTACTACCGCTGCTTCAGCCAGCAGCTGCTGCGGGCCAACGTCACGCCCGTCATCACCCTGTGGCACCACACCAGTGACACGGCGAGCCTCCCCGCACCCCTCCACACCTCCAACAAGTGGCTcaacag gGAGGCGCCTGACCTGTTCGAGGCGTACGCCCGGCTCTGCTACCGGGAGCTGGGCGAGCACGTGAAGCTGTGGATCACGCTGAACGAGCCCAACGACGAGACGGTGGGCTACCAGGAGGGCCACCAGATGCTGCGGGCCCACGCCCTGGCCTGGCACGCCTACCACCGCCACTTCAGGCACACGCAGGGCGGCCAG gtgtCCCTAGCCCTGCAGATGGACTGGGTGGAGCCGGCCTTCTCGTTCCGGCGGGAGGACGTTGAGCCGGCCAAGCGGGTGCTGGACTTCCGCGTGGGCTGGTTTGCCGAGCCCATCTTCGGGAAGGGGGACTACCCCGTTGGGATGAGGAACTGGCTGCGGCAGCTCAACTCCCTGGA TCTTCCGGTGTTCAACGAAGAGGACCGGCAGCTGGTCAAGGGCACGTTTGACTTCTTTGCCATCAGCCACTTCAGCACGGACCTGGTCACCCACGCCAAGGAAGACTC GTACACCTACATCCCCATGCTGGAGGTCCAGTACATGATAGACACCACCTGGATCATGTCCCCCAGACCTGTGGTCCCCTGGGGGCTGAGGAAGGCCCTCAACTGG gtGAAGGAGCACTACAGCGACGTGCCCATCTACGTGATGGCCAACGGGGTCCAGGAAGACCCCGCCCGCTTCAAGGACAGCCTGCGCGTCTACTACCTGTACAACTACATCAACGAGGCCCTGAAAG CCTCCACGCTGGACGGGGTGAACCTGAAGGGGTACTTCGCCTACGCGCTGAGCGACATGCGGGACCCGGGCTTCGGACTGTACGGCCAGGTCCACGACGAGGTTATCGTCAAAGCGTCGCTCTCCAACTACCGCAACATCATCGAGCACAACGGCTTCCCCGTGGCGGGGTTGCCCGCCCAGCAGTGCCCCCGGGACCCGTTGCCCTGCCTGGACTGCCAGCTGCTGACCCGGAGGCCTCTGCTGGGGTTTCTCACGCTGCTGGGCTCCGGGTTCCTCATCACGCTGGGACTCATTATTTATTACGCGGCGAAGAGACGCACCGAGTGTTACTGA
- the rfc3 gene encoding replication factor C subunit 3, whose amino-acid sequence MSLWVDKYRPASLGKLDYHKEQAVQLKNLVQCGDFPHLLVYGPSGAGKKTRIMCLLKELYGAGVDKLRIEHQTIVAPSKKKIEINTIASNYHLEVNPSDAGNQDRVVIQELIKTVAQSQQIQSSTQREFKVVLLTEVDRLTKDAQHALRRTMEKYMGTCRLILCCNSTSKVIGPIRSRCLGVRVPLPSTEEVCSVLSTVCKKEGLSLPSELARQISERSGRNLRKALLMCEACRVQQYPFSVDQAVPETDWEVYLRETANAIVSQQSPARLMEVRARLYELLTHCIPPEIIMKGLVAELLSNCDGQLKTEVTHIAAYYEHRLQLGNKAIYHLEAFTAKFMAIYKKFMEDGLDGLMF is encoded by the exons ATGAGTCTTTGGGTGGACAAATACCGCCCGGCCTCCCTGGGGAAACTCGACTACCATAAAGAACAAGCAGTGCAGCTGAAGAACCTG GTGCAATGTGGAGATTTCCCCCATCTCCTGGTGTACGGACCGTCGGGCGCAGGAAAGAAGACCCGCATCATGTGTCTCCTGAAGGAGCTGTACGGAGCCGGGGTGGATAAGCTGCGTATCGAGCACCAGACCATCGTT GCGCCCTCGAAGAAGAAAATAGAAATCAACACGATAGCCAGTAACTACCACTTGGAGGTCAACCCGAG TGATGCCGGTAACCAGGACCGTGTGGTGATCCAGGAGCTGATCAAGACGGTGGCCCAGTCCCAGCAGATCCAGTCCAGCACACAGAGGGAGTTCAAAG TGGTGCTGCTGACCGAGGTGGACCGCCTCACCAAGGACGCCCAGCATGCATTGCGTCGCACCATGGAGAAGTACATGGGCACCTGCCGCCTCATCCTGTGCTGTAACTCCACCTCCAAGGTGATCGGGCCAATCAGGAGCCGATGCCTGGGCGTGCGAGTGCCGCTGCCCAGCACCGAGGAG GTGTGCAGCGTCCTGTCGACCGTGTGTAAGAAGGAGGGCCTGTCCCTGCCCTCGGAGCTCGCCCGGCAGATCAGCGAGCGCTCGGGACGCAACCTCCGCAAGGCGCTGCTGATGTGCGAGGCCTGCAGAGTGCAACA GTATCCCTTCTCGGTGGACCAGGCGGTGCCAGAGACGGACTGGGAGGTGTATCTGAGAGAGACGGCCAATGCCATCGTCAGCCAGCAGAGCCCGGCCAG GTTAATGGAAGTACGAGCCAGACTCTATGAGCTCCTGACTCACTGCATCCCTCCTGAGATCATTATGAAG GGTCTGGTGGCCGAGCTGCTGAGCAACTGCGACGGGCAGCTGAAGACGGAGGTGACCCACATCGCGGCCTACTACGAGCACCGGCTGCAGCTGGGCAACAAGGCCATCTACCACCTGGAGGCCTTCACCGCCAAGTTCATGGCCATCTACAAGAAGTTCATGGAGGACGGCCTGGACGGACTCATGTTctag